A genomic window from Natrinema sp. HArc-T2 includes:
- the cofH gene encoding 7,8-didemethyl-8-hydroxy-5-deazariboflavin synthase subunit CofH: protein MERPVTEADLSFEHVPETDQSFENALAKARDGDRLTVDDAIELLTTGTDGEGLDRRRKERVLEAADRRRAEVVGEEVTFIANLNNNVTTACNVGCLFCNFKDAAHTFERETEIETAGFTKTPAESREIVADAVDRGIYEVTSVSGLHPAFALDDDHREILEAHPNPKDINYKPPEAYETSPGTYTDQISAMSVDGVHVHSMTPEEAYHARRGTDWDYEAVYRRLKEAGLDTVPGTAAEILVEEVREVICPGKISTEGWLEAMEAAASVGFDMTATIMYGHVENEAHRAMHLQRVRDLQDRTGAITEFVPLSFIHQNTPLFEHDVVSGGASTDEDELMIAVSRLFLDNIDHIQSSWVKYGDEHGLKLLNCGADDYMGTILSEEITKRAGGGYGEFRSFADYVEMISSIGRVPVERSTDYETRRVIDPDDPPFGPQLGPNADGTPLLTREEREARAAPADD from the coding sequence ATGGAGCGACCGGTGACCGAGGCCGACCTCTCGTTCGAACACGTCCCCGAGACCGACCAGTCATTCGAAAACGCGCTGGCGAAGGCGCGCGATGGCGACCGACTCACGGTCGACGATGCCATCGAGTTGCTCACCACGGGGACCGACGGCGAGGGGCTCGACCGGCGGCGCAAGGAACGCGTCCTCGAGGCGGCCGACCGCCGGCGCGCCGAGGTTGTCGGCGAGGAGGTCACCTTCATCGCGAACCTGAACAACAACGTCACGACGGCCTGTAACGTGGGCTGTCTGTTCTGTAACTTCAAAGACGCAGCCCACACGTTCGAACGCGAGACCGAGATCGAAACCGCGGGCTTTACGAAAACGCCAGCGGAGTCACGCGAGATCGTCGCCGACGCGGTCGACCGGGGGATCTACGAAGTTACCTCGGTGTCGGGGCTACACCCCGCGTTCGCGCTTGACGACGACCACCGGGAGATACTCGAGGCCCATCCGAACCCGAAGGACATCAACTACAAGCCACCCGAAGCGTACGAGACCAGCCCCGGCACCTACACGGACCAAATTTCGGCGATGAGCGTCGACGGTGTTCACGTCCACTCGATGACCCCCGAGGAGGCGTATCACGCCCGGCGGGGCACCGATTGGGACTACGAAGCGGTCTACCGACGACTGAAAGAGGCGGGGCTCGATACGGTTCCCGGCACCGCCGCGGAAATCCTCGTCGAGGAGGTCCGAGAGGTGATCTGTCCCGGCAAGATCAGTACGGAGGGGTGGCTCGAGGCCATGGAGGCCGCCGCGTCCGTCGGCTTCGACATGACGGCGACGATCATGTACGGCCACGTCGAGAACGAGGCCCACCGCGCGATGCACTTACAACGCGTTCGAGACCTGCAGGATCGGACCGGCGCGATCACCGAGTTCGTCCCGCTTTCTTTTATCCACCAGAACACGCCGCTGTTCGAACACGACGTGGTTTCGGGCGGGGCGAGCACCGACGAGGACGAACTGATGATCGCCGTCTCGCGGCTCTTCCTCGACAATATCGACCACATCCAGTCTTCGTGGGTCAAATACGGCGACGAGCACGGACTGAAGTTGCTCAACTGTGGTGCTGACGACTACATGGGAACGATCCTCTCCGAGGAGATCACCAAACGCGCCGGCGGCGGCTACGGCGAGTTCCGGTCGTTTGCGGACTACGTCGAGATGATCTCCTCGATCGGGCGGGTTCCCGTTGAACGGTCGACCGACTACGAGACGAGACGTGTCATCGATCCCGACGACCCGCCCTTTGGCCCGCAACTCGGGCCGAACGCGGACGGGACGCCGTTGCTGACGCGAGAAGAGCGCGAGGCGCGAGCGGCCCCTGCTGACGACTGA
- a CDS encoding plastocyanin/azurin family copper-binding protein — protein MTPSDAERTEESLTESEAEWVDARRRPLLKTLGAGAILSLGSGLATAQSRNESDAAPTDGTEPTAAEIDPYYGLATPDAETVPGNRQPDHEVELHTNEPANPENPDRPPFFHFNPTGIHVSTGDVVQFTADSPDHTITAYHPAQGFQQRVPDGVPPFSSPVLNVNGAWLYEFTEPGLYDVYCGPHHVLGMAMRIVVGDLEPGDIPAYEDTFEGSEDPPLLPPFSKAFLERELNATNEANEGCEWSWLTPQEILDAPALDPATIQDRGAVPFEDVLADIDRFADDVSEHGNADNAGPTSNRSSEDPIDHG, from the coding sequence ATGACACCATCCGACGCGGAGCGGACCGAGGAATCGCTCACCGAATCGGAAGCTGAATGGGTCGACGCTCGGCGGCGACCGCTGTTGAAAACGCTTGGCGCGGGGGCCATCCTTTCGCTGGGAAGCGGGCTCGCAACTGCCCAAAGTCGCAACGAGTCCGACGCAGCACCGACTGATGGGACAGAGCCGACTGCCGCGGAGATCGACCCGTATTACGGCCTGGCGACACCCGACGCCGAGACCGTTCCTGGCAACCGCCAACCGGACCACGAGGTCGAGCTCCACACGAACGAACCGGCCAACCCGGAGAACCCGGATCGCCCGCCGTTCTTCCACTTTAACCCAACTGGGATTCACGTCAGCACTGGCGATGTCGTGCAGTTCACCGCCGACTCACCCGACCACACGATTACGGCATACCACCCTGCACAGGGATTCCAACAGCGAGTTCCCGACGGGGTCCCGCCGTTCTCATCACCGGTGCTCAACGTCAATGGTGCCTGGCTCTACGAGTTCACCGAACCGGGGCTCTACGACGTGTACTGTGGTCCGCACCACGTGCTGGGAATGGCCATGCGAATCGTCGTCGGCGACCTCGAGCCCGGCGACATCCCGGCCTACGAAGATACATTCGAAGGGAGCGAAGATCCGCCGCTGCTTCCCCCGTTTAGCAAGGCGTTCCTCGAGCGAGAACTCAACGCAACGAACGAGGCAAACGAGGGCTGTGAGTGGTCGTGGTTGACTCCGCAGGAGATCCTCGACGCGCCTGCGCTCGATCCGGCGACGATTCAAGACCGGGGAGCGGTGCCGTTCGAGGACGTGCTCGCCGATATCGATCGCTTCGCTGACGACGTTTCGGAACACGGCAACGCCGACAACGCAGGACCGACTTCGAACCGATCGAGCGAGGACCCAATTGACCACGGGTGA
- a CDS encoding nucleoside deaminase → MTTAESFVRRAIDLARSAVEHGNTPFGSLLVVDDTVIRTAENTTLTDDDIAAHPEFKLAQWAARELEPHERASCTMYTSTEPCPMCASAIVYAGLERVVYSVPVDSLAAVRDENVIEIPCTEVVDRADGSTTVEGPILEDEGLAVHEDYF, encoded by the coding sequence ATGACCACTGCCGAATCCTTCGTTCGACGCGCCATCGACCTCGCACGTTCAGCAGTCGAACACGGAAACACACCATTCGGCTCGCTGCTCGTCGTCGACGACACTGTCATCCGGACGGCCGAGAACACGACGCTGACTGACGACGACATCGCCGCCCACCCAGAATTCAAACTGGCCCAGTGGGCCGCACGCGAACTCGAGCCACACGAGCGCGCGTCGTGTACGATGTATACCAGCACCGAGCCGTGTCCGATGTGTGCGAGCGCGATCGTCTACGCGGGCCTCGAGCGGGTCGTCTACAGCGTTCCTGTCGACTCACTCGCAGCCGTGCGAGACGAGAACGTAATCGAGATCCCATGCACAGAGGTCGTCGATCGGGCCGACGGATCGACGACAGTTGAGGGACCGATTCTCGAGGACGAGGGGCTCGCAGTCCACGAGGACTATTTTTAA
- the cofG gene encoding 7,8-didemethyl-8-hydroxy-5-deazariboflavin synthase subunit CofG produces MFPGANEYGVELTVDDRAVEELLAINPTDVDAPSELTFARNVFVPLTTACRYTCTYCTYFDPPGQASLLSLEEVREICRRGADAGCTEALFTFGDDPDDRYTEIHAQLAEWGYDTIHEYLRAACEVALEEGLLPHANPGDQTREQMATVADVNASMGVMLETTAEVDAHAGPRRKEPGQRLRTIQNAGELDVAFTTGILVGIGETWRDRAESLLAIRELHDRYDHIQEVIVQPVVDNERWADGSPDLATMRRVTAMARAALPDEISVQVPPNLAPANDLIDCGVDDLGGVSPVTDDHINPEYAWPALRELEAIADSAGVPLGERLPVYERFLPAGLRPDGFDGRVADGADGDDRTWLSPTVRDALVADDPAGKRYRAVIEDETTMARSD; encoded by the coding sequence ATGTTCCCCGGGGCGAACGAGTACGGCGTCGAGCTCACGGTCGACGATCGAGCCGTCGAAGAGCTGCTTGCGATCAACCCGACCGACGTCGACGCGCCGTCGGAACTGACCTTCGCACGGAACGTTTTCGTGCCGCTGACGACGGCCTGTCGCTACACCTGCACGTACTGCACCTACTTCGACCCGCCGGGACAGGCCTCCCTGCTCTCGCTTGAGGAGGTTCGCGAGATCTGTCGGCGCGGTGCGGACGCCGGCTGTACGGAGGCGCTGTTTACCTTCGGCGACGATCCCGACGACCGTTACACCGAGATTCACGCCCAGCTCGCAGAGTGGGGCTACGACACCATTCACGAGTACTTGCGGGCGGCCTGCGAGGTCGCTCTTGAGGAAGGACTGCTCCCCCATGCCAATCCGGGCGATCAAACGCGCGAACAGATGGCAACCGTCGCGGACGTCAACGCCAGCATGGGTGTGATGCTCGAGACAACCGCCGAGGTGGACGCCCACGCTGGCCCGCGCCGGAAGGAACCGGGGCAACGCCTGCGGACTATCCAGAACGCGGGCGAACTCGACGTCGCGTTCACGACCGGGATTCTGGTGGGGATCGGCGAGACCTGGCGCGATCGCGCCGAGAGCCTGCTCGCAATCCGTGAGTTACACGACCGCTACGATCACATCCAAGAAGTGATCGTCCAGCCCGTCGTGGACAACGAGCGCTGGGCCGACGGCTCGCCCGATCTCGCGACGATGCGTCGGGTGACGGCGATGGCCCGTGCCGCACTGCCCGACGAAATCTCGGTGCAGGTCCCGCCGAACCTCGCGCCCGCGAACGACCTGATCGACTGCGGCGTCGACGATCTGGGCGGCGTCTCGCCGGTCACCGACGACCACATCAATCCCGAGTACGCGTGGCCCGCGCTGCGCGAACTCGAGGCGATTGCCGACAGTGCGGGCGTGCCACTCGGCGAGCGACTGCCGGTCTACGAGCGATTCCTGCCCGCCGGCCTGCGACCGGACGGGTTCGACGGACGAGTCGCCGACGGTGCGGACGGCGACGATCGGACGTGGCTCTCGCCGACGGTTCGGGATGCGCTCGTGGCCGACGATCCAGCAGGCAAGCGCTATCGAGCGGTGATTGAGGACGAAACAACGATGGCGCGTTCGGATTAA